In Anaeromyxobacter diazotrophicus, a genomic segment contains:
- a CDS encoding (Fe-S)-binding protein, whose amino-acid sequence MSPLLTTLLLLAGGSFFVWTMVRRVVPLLALRRVDRLDRAGERLEGLLRFGFGQRRMVDPEEFRPGAMHVVIFAAFLVLALRTVTLFGMGFSEGFHLPLLAPDSPFGRGYAFVKDVMVLLALVAALGFLWRRLVTKPDRITLSWEGNLILGFIAGLMVTDMMFDGAGMIATGEAASFWAPAGSLAAELYRGLGLSAGAVRAVGLAGFWLHLAIILTFGNFLPYGKHFHIITGLPNVYLRALPPASSALRKLDLEREDASFGAATVKDLSWKEGLDVYSCTECGRCQTHCPTYVTGKPLSHKEVNRAVKHHLIEKAPELAALWRAKDPAAKEAAAAALPPLSEVVPPATFWACTTCGWCETACPVFIENIPRLVDLRRQKVLVDSDFPEEAARVFKNIETQGNPWGIGSNRRTEWCEDLALPRASETKEFEYLFFVGCAGAFDDRQKKVSRAIVQILREAKVSFAILGEEETCNGEAARRLGNEYLFQMQAQANVDLLNGYGVKKILVQCPHCLNTLKNEFPQFGGRFEVVHHTELIARLVADGRLAPGRAPGLAGQPVTFHDPCYLARHNGVYEAPRAALESVGVAVQEMPRNRRQGFCCGAGGGRMWLEEKLGTRVNQHRVDEAAATLGDSGGVVAVGCPFCMTMLRDGVNETGREEKLQVLDVAEIVASGLVQLGRPAGGGATAPAAQAAPERE is encoded by the coding sequence ATGAGCCCGCTCCTCACCACCCTGCTGCTCCTCGCCGGAGGCAGCTTCTTCGTCTGGACGATGGTGCGGCGCGTCGTGCCGCTCCTCGCGCTCAGGCGCGTCGACCGCCTCGATCGGGCCGGCGAGCGCCTCGAGGGGCTGCTGCGCTTCGGCTTCGGGCAGCGGCGCATGGTCGACCCGGAGGAGTTCCGCCCGGGGGCCATGCACGTCGTCATCTTCGCGGCCTTCCTGGTGCTGGCCCTCCGGACCGTGACGCTCTTCGGGATGGGGTTCTCCGAGGGCTTCCACCTGCCGCTCCTCGCCCCCGACTCGCCCTTCGGCCGCGGCTACGCGTTCGTGAAGGACGTGATGGTGCTCCTGGCGCTCGTGGCCGCGCTCGGGTTCCTGTGGCGGCGGCTCGTCACGAAGCCCGACCGCATCACGCTCTCCTGGGAGGGGAACCTCATCCTCGGCTTCATCGCCGGGCTCATGGTCACCGACATGATGTTCGACGGCGCCGGAATGATCGCGACCGGCGAGGCGGCGAGCTTCTGGGCTCCGGCGGGCTCGCTCGCGGCCGAGCTCTACCGCGGCCTCGGCCTCTCGGCGGGGGCGGTGCGCGCGGTCGGCCTGGCGGGCTTCTGGCTGCACCTCGCCATCATCCTCACCTTCGGCAACTTCCTCCCGTACGGGAAGCACTTCCACATCATCACCGGCCTCCCGAACGTCTACCTGCGCGCGCTGCCGCCCGCCTCCTCGGCGCTGCGCAAGCTCGACCTCGAGCGCGAGGACGCCTCCTTCGGCGCCGCCACCGTGAAGGACCTCTCCTGGAAGGAGGGGCTCGACGTCTACAGCTGCACCGAGTGCGGCCGGTGCCAGACCCACTGCCCGACCTACGTCACCGGGAAGCCCCTCAGCCACAAGGAGGTGAACCGGGCCGTGAAGCACCACCTCATCGAGAAGGCGCCCGAGCTGGCGGCGCTGTGGCGCGCGAAGGACCCGGCGGCGAAGGAGGCCGCCGCCGCCGCGCTCCCGCCCCTCTCCGAGGTGGTGCCGCCCGCCACCTTCTGGGCCTGCACCACCTGTGGCTGGTGCGAGACGGCCTGCCCGGTCTTCATCGAGAACATCCCGCGCCTCGTCGACCTGCGGCGCCAGAAGGTGCTCGTCGACTCCGACTTCCCGGAGGAGGCGGCGCGCGTCTTCAAGAACATCGAGACCCAGGGGAACCCCTGGGGCATCGGCTCGAACCGGCGCACCGAGTGGTGCGAGGACCTGGCGCTGCCGCGCGCCAGCGAGACGAAGGAGTTCGAGTACCTGTTCTTCGTCGGCTGCGCCGGCGCCTTCGACGACCGCCAGAAGAAGGTCTCCCGCGCCATCGTCCAGATCCTGCGCGAGGCGAAGGTGTCGTTCGCCATCCTGGGCGAGGAGGAGACCTGCAACGGCGAGGCGGCCCGCCGGCTCGGGAACGAGTACCTGTTCCAGATGCAGGCGCAGGCCAACGTCGACCTCCTGAACGGCTACGGGGTGAAGAAGATCCTGGTGCAGTGCCCGCACTGCCTCAACACCCTCAAGAACGAGTTCCCGCAGTTCGGGGGGCGCTTCGAGGTGGTGCACCACACCGAGCTCATCGCGCGCCTCGTCGCCGACGGGCGGCTCGCGCCCGGCCGCGCCCCGGGGCTCGCCGGCCAGCCGGTCACCTTCCACGACCCGTGCTACCTGGCGCGCCACAACGGCGTGTACGAGGCGCCCCGCGCGGCGCTCGAGAGCGTGGGCGTCGCGGTGCAGGAGATGCCGCGCAACCGGCGGCAGGGCTTCTGCTGCGGGGCCGGCGGCGGGCGGATGTGGCTGGAGGAGAAGCTCGGCACCCGCGTGAACCAGCACCGGGTGGACGAGGCCGCGGCCACCCTGGGCGACTCGGGCGGCGTGGTCGCCGTCGGGTGCCCGTTCTGCATGACCATGCTCCGCGACGGCGTGAACGAGACCGGGCGCGAGGAGAAGCTCCAGGTGCTCGACGTGGCGGAGATCGTGGCGTCGGGGCTGGTGCAGCTCGGCAGGCCCGCCGGCGGCGGCGCCACGGCGCCCGCGGCGCAGGCGGCGCCCGAGCGGGAGTGA
- a CDS encoding OmpP1/FadL family transporter, producing the protein MRTYALAAALLLAPAVALAGGYAVPNVSPRDLSMAGSLHAAQVDAGAAFVNPAALANLDGLSLSLGAGLIDNRSTWTGVGPEAGKSASQYVKPAFPPAVYAAYGLPLSGDMRLGVGVGMTVPFGGNVNWPAGWPGRFDILTVNRRIYGTYFTAGLQLAKWVRVGGGLIWYRGTEKLTQNVNFYPETEAQLSASGNKLSYDVSLELQPIEPLKLAFDYKHKADMSLTGDATFGGAPAQFASRALDQGVTHDLTMPNYLAFAAAYQVMPELLVTGAFTWDRFIVYDKDAFIGTAGAAIVVPRHYHNGYTFRLGAELAPMEKLKVRAGVLRDITPTPAEWLSPTIPDSDVWGASIGVGYTVSPGLDVNLAYFHAWFDAVTTPPGAGGQYNVLPGRYTPFANIASVGVSWAPEKTFGKL; encoded by the coding sequence ATGCGCACCTACGCACTCGCTGCCGCCCTCCTCCTCGCCCCGGCCGTCGCCCTCGCCGGCGGCTACGCCGTCCCCAACGTCAGCCCGCGCGACCTCTCCATGGCGGGCTCGCTCCACGCCGCCCAGGTGGACGCCGGCGCGGCCTTCGTGAACCCGGCCGCGCTGGCCAACCTCGACGGCCTGTCGCTGTCGCTCGGGGCCGGGCTCATCGACAACCGCAGCACCTGGACCGGCGTCGGCCCGGAGGCCGGCAAGAGCGCGAGCCAGTACGTGAAGCCGGCCTTCCCGCCCGCGGTCTACGCGGCGTATGGCCTGCCGCTCTCCGGCGACATGCGGCTCGGCGTCGGCGTGGGCATGACGGTGCCCTTCGGCGGCAACGTCAACTGGCCGGCCGGCTGGCCGGGCCGCTTCGACATCCTCACCGTCAACCGGCGCATCTACGGCACCTACTTCACGGCGGGCCTCCAGCTCGCGAAGTGGGTGCGCGTCGGCGGCGGGCTCATCTGGTACCGCGGGACGGAGAAGCTCACCCAGAACGTGAACTTCTACCCGGAGACCGAGGCGCAGCTGTCGGCCTCGGGCAACAAGCTCTCCTACGACGTCTCGCTCGAGCTGCAGCCCATCGAGCCGCTCAAGCTCGCCTTCGACTACAAGCACAAGGCGGACATGTCGCTCACCGGCGACGCCACGTTCGGCGGGGCGCCGGCGCAGTTCGCCTCCCGCGCGCTCGATCAGGGCGTCACCCACGACCTGACCATGCCGAACTACCTGGCGTTCGCGGCCGCGTACCAGGTGATGCCGGAGCTGCTCGTGACCGGCGCCTTCACCTGGGACCGCTTCATCGTCTACGACAAGGACGCGTTCATCGGCACCGCCGGCGCGGCGATCGTCGTGCCCCGCCACTACCACAACGGCTACACCTTCCGGCTCGGGGCCGAGCTCGCGCCCATGGAGAAGCTCAAGGTCCGCGCGGGCGTGCTGCGCGACATCACGCCGACGCCGGCGGAGTGGCTGTCGCCCACCATCCCCGACTCGGACGTGTGGGGCGCCTCGATCGGCGTCGGCTACACGGTCTCGCCCGGCCTCGACGTGAACCTGGCCTACTTCCACGCCTGGTTCGACGCGGTCACCACGCCGCCGGGGGCCGGCGGTCAGTACAACGTGCTCCCGGGCCGGTACACGCCCTTCGCGAACATCGCCAGCGTGGGCGTGAGCTGGGCGCCCGAGAAGACGTTCGGGAAGCTCTAG
- a CDS encoding DsbA family oxidoreductase: MAPRTSTSGLISLVLHGDLLDPWAWLAEQRITTAADELHGRFAPLASAPWPRRWDPRAPTAAERRQRVRELERAAREADAPPFSTELWEDGRGPHTSAPPLLAVAAARMQGPAAAASLREALRTAALVCGLDVSRSDVVLELASRCGLDMARFVPAFQAPGTDRAVRASIEDACDRGVELGPSLVVGEDWLVAGVRSLREYRTVLKRYLAKRAGTTVEHTVH; the protein is encoded by the coding sequence GTGGCTCCCCGCACCTCGACCTCCGGCCTCATCTCCCTCGTCCTCCACGGCGACCTGCTCGACCCCTGGGCCTGGCTCGCCGAGCAGCGGATCACCACCGCCGCCGACGAGCTGCACGGCCGCTTCGCGCCGCTCGCCAGCGCGCCCTGGCCGCGGCGGTGGGACCCGCGCGCGCCCACCGCGGCCGAGCGCCGCCAGCGCGTGCGCGAGCTCGAGCGCGCCGCGCGCGAGGCCGACGCGCCGCCCTTCTCCACCGAGCTGTGGGAGGACGGGCGCGGCCCGCACACCTCGGCACCGCCGCTCCTCGCGGTGGCCGCCGCGCGCATGCAGGGCCCCGCCGCCGCCGCCAGCCTGCGCGAGGCGCTCCGCACCGCCGCGCTGGTCTGCGGGCTCGACGTGTCGCGCAGCGACGTGGTGCTGGAGCTCGCCTCCCGCTGCGGCCTCGACATGGCCCGCTTCGTCCCGGCGTTCCAGGCGCCCGGCACCGATCGCGCGGTGCGCGCCTCCATCGAGGACGCGTGCGATCGCGGGGTCGAGCTCGGCCCCTCGCTGGTGGTGGGCGAGGACTGGCTGGTGGCCGGGGTGCGCTCCCTGCGCGAGTACCGCACCGTGCTGAAGCGGTACCTGGCGAAGCGCGCCGGGACCACCGTCGAGCACACCGTGCACTGA
- a CDS encoding RimK family alpha-L-glutamate ligase, with translation MPARAPDPRGAPRVKPARGPSRRRADGRLRLAVLSRNKKLYSTRRLVEAAKQRGHAVKVLDTLRCQLVLARDAPRVFYRGAEVGRIDVVIPRIGASITGYGLSVVNQFDMMGVPTLNNSVPIARSRDKLRALQLLSRFGIDIPRTVMCRYREEVPLAVEQVGGLPCIMKLIQGTQGVGVLLASTMTEVEGMLDTLWHLGQEILIQELIAESRGKDVRALVIGDRVVAAMRRTAREGEFRSNIHRGGEGQAIELPPAYAEAAVKAARVIGLEVAGVDMLESKEGPKIMEVNSSPGFEGLEQVTGQDIAGLYVEHAVELARAHAAGWSKARLI, from the coding sequence ATGCCGGCCCGAGCCCCCGACCCCCGAGGCGCACCCCGCGTGAAGCCGGCGCGCGGCCCGTCCCGGCGCCGCGCCGACGGGCGGCTGCGGCTCGCCGTCCTCTCCCGCAACAAGAAGCTCTACTCGACCCGGCGCCTGGTCGAGGCGGCGAAGCAGCGCGGCCACGCGGTGAAGGTGCTCGACACCCTGCGCTGCCAGCTCGTGCTCGCCCGCGACGCGCCGCGCGTCTTCTACCGCGGGGCGGAGGTGGGGCGGATCGACGTGGTCATCCCGCGCATCGGCGCCTCCATCACCGGGTACGGGCTCTCGGTGGTGAACCAGTTCGACATGATGGGGGTCCCCACCCTCAACAACTCGGTGCCCATCGCCCGCTCGCGCGACAAGCTCCGCGCGCTGCAGCTCCTCTCGCGCTTCGGCATCGACATCCCGCGCACGGTGATGTGCCGCTACCGCGAGGAGGTGCCGCTCGCGGTGGAGCAGGTGGGCGGGCTGCCCTGCATCATGAAGCTCATCCAGGGCACGCAGGGGGTGGGCGTGCTCCTCGCGAGCACCATGACCGAGGTCGAGGGGATGCTCGACACGCTCTGGCACCTCGGCCAGGAGATCCTCATCCAGGAGCTCATCGCCGAGTCGCGCGGCAAGGACGTGCGGGCGCTCGTCATCGGCGACCGGGTGGTGGCGGCCATGCGCCGCACCGCGCGCGAGGGCGAGTTCCGCTCCAACATCCACCGGGGCGGCGAGGGGCAGGCGATCGAGCTGCCGCCCGCCTACGCCGAGGCGGCGGTGAAGGCGGCGCGGGTCATCGGCCTGGAGGTGGCGGGCGTCGACATGCTGGAGTCGAAGGAGGGGCCGAAGATCATGGAGGTGAACAGCTCGCCCGGCTTCGAGGGGCTGGAGCAGGTCACCGGCCAGGACATCGCGGGCCTCTACGTCGAGCACGCGGTGGAGCTCGCCCGCGCCCACGCGGCCGGCTGGTCGAAGGCCCGGTTGATCTAG
- a CDS encoding isoleucine--tRNA ligase, giving the protein MKANLPQREPEILRAWEEEGVFEKLVARAAARPGARRFVLHDGPPYANGDIHIGHALNKILKDVIVKYHAMLGEVADYVPGWDCHGLPIELKVDKELGPKKREMGRADVILACRRYALKWIEKQRDAFKRLGVFGRWGEPYLTMARGYEADTVRVLARAAEQGFLYRGKKPVYWCITDRTALAEAEVEYADHASPSIHVAFDLVSPLPGGKLAGRKARLVIWTTTPWTLPANLAVAAHPELVYVAYDLAGTVVVVAKDLLASFLAAVAPGELVPTAPPAHAPQAHEAMTSGGGTGAALAHPERVLATFQGKELEGLVYRHPFMDREGTVILGEHVTLEAGTGLVHTAPGHGQEDYQVGQQYGLAILNPVDGAGRFTAEAGPYAGQKIFEANPKIVADLAASGHLLSDPKAQLRHSYPHCWRCHNPVVFRATDQWFLSMEHAELRKRTLEEIRRVQWIPSWGEERISNMIENRPDWCLSRQRTWGVPIPVFYCEQCDEPLVSPAVMRRVADAFEEEGIEAWYTRDAAQLAGDAKCGKCGGQAWRREQDILDVWWDSGSSWAAVAERRGMGVPVDLYLEGSDQHRGWFHSSLLTSMAVRGSAPYKAVLTHGFVLDAQGKAMSKSVGNTVAPEEVLKKYGADVLRLWVASTDYREDVRLGDEILAGLAEGYRKIRNTVRWALGNLDGFDPATQSVPVEELEDIDRWAVSRLVEWEAKVKQAYADYEFHLAYHATVQLCAVELSAQYFDIIKDRLYTAKKDGKARRSAQTALHLIAGDLLRLLAPILSFTAEEAWGFLPEPPAEDSVFYAGFPERTRPADAAALEARYGRLFAVRAVVQKALEEARRAKLIGSGLEAQVTVRAEGEELALLEAYRAELPVLFIVSKVLLEKGPLAAEVAKAPGAKCPRCWGVHEDIGQDARHPELCGKCAAALA; this is encoded by the coding sequence ATGAAGGCCAACCTGCCCCAGCGGGAGCCGGAGATCCTGCGGGCCTGGGAGGAGGAGGGCGTCTTCGAGAAGCTCGTCGCGCGCGCCGCGGCGCGGCCGGGCGCGCGCCGCTTCGTGCTCCACGACGGCCCGCCCTACGCCAACGGCGACATCCACATCGGCCACGCCCTCAACAAGATCCTGAAGGACGTGATCGTGAAGTACCACGCCATGCTGGGCGAGGTGGCGGACTACGTGCCGGGCTGGGACTGCCACGGGCTGCCCATCGAGCTCAAGGTGGACAAGGAGCTCGGGCCGAAGAAGCGCGAGATGGGGCGGGCGGACGTCATCCTGGCCTGCCGCCGCTACGCGCTCAAGTGGATCGAGAAGCAGCGCGACGCCTTCAAGCGGCTCGGCGTCTTCGGCCGCTGGGGCGAGCCGTACCTCACCATGGCGCGCGGCTACGAGGCGGACACCGTCCGCGTGCTGGCGCGCGCCGCCGAGCAGGGCTTCCTCTACCGGGGCAAGAAGCCGGTCTACTGGTGCATCACCGACCGCACCGCCCTGGCCGAGGCCGAGGTCGAGTACGCCGACCACGCCTCGCCCTCCATCCACGTCGCCTTCGACCTCGTCTCGCCGCTGCCCGGCGGGAAGCTCGCCGGCCGGAAGGCGCGGCTCGTCATCTGGACCACCACGCCCTGGACGCTCCCCGCCAACCTGGCGGTGGCCGCGCACCCCGAGCTCGTCTACGTGGCGTACGACCTCGCCGGCACGGTGGTGGTGGTGGCGAAGGACCTCCTCGCGAGCTTCCTCGCCGCGGTCGCGCCGGGCGAGCTCGTCCCGACCGCGCCCCCCGCGCACGCGCCCCAGGCGCACGAGGCGATGACGAGCGGCGGCGGCACTGGCGCGGCGCTCGCCCACCCCGAGCGCGTCCTCGCCACCTTCCAGGGCAAGGAGCTCGAGGGGCTCGTCTACCGGCACCCCTTCATGGACCGCGAGGGCACGGTCATCCTGGGCGAGCACGTGACGCTCGAGGCCGGCACCGGCCTCGTCCACACCGCGCCCGGCCACGGCCAGGAGGACTACCAGGTGGGGCAGCAGTACGGCCTCGCCATCCTGAACCCGGTGGACGGGGCGGGCCGCTTCACCGCCGAGGCGGGCCCGTACGCCGGCCAGAAGATCTTCGAGGCGAACCCGAAGATCGTGGCCGACCTGGCCGCCTCGGGGCACCTCCTCTCCGATCCCAAGGCGCAGCTCCGGCACAGCTACCCGCACTGCTGGCGCTGCCACAACCCGGTCGTCTTCCGGGCCACCGACCAGTGGTTCCTCTCCATGGAGCACGCCGAGCTCCGGAAGCGCACGCTGGAGGAGATCCGGCGGGTGCAGTGGATCCCGAGCTGGGGCGAGGAGCGCATCTCGAACATGATCGAGAACCGCCCGGACTGGTGCCTGTCGCGCCAGCGCACCTGGGGCGTGCCCATCCCGGTCTTCTACTGCGAGCAGTGCGACGAGCCGCTCGTCTCGCCCGCGGTGATGCGGCGGGTGGCGGACGCCTTCGAGGAGGAGGGCATCGAGGCCTGGTACACGCGCGACGCCGCGCAGCTCGCCGGCGACGCGAAGTGCGGGAAGTGCGGCGGTCAGGCCTGGCGCCGCGAGCAGGACATCCTCGACGTGTGGTGGGACTCGGGCAGCTCCTGGGCGGCGGTGGCCGAGCGGCGCGGGATGGGCGTGCCGGTGGACCTGTACCTCGAGGGCTCCGACCAGCACCGCGGCTGGTTCCACAGCTCGCTCCTCACCTCGATGGCGGTGCGCGGGAGCGCGCCCTACAAGGCGGTCCTCACCCACGGCTTCGTCCTCGACGCGCAGGGCAAGGCCATGTCGAAGAGCGTCGGCAACACGGTGGCGCCGGAGGAGGTGCTGAAGAAGTACGGCGCCGACGTGCTCCGGCTGTGGGTGGCCTCCACCGACTACCGCGAGGACGTGCGGCTCGGCGACGAGATCCTGGCCGGCCTGGCCGAGGGGTACCGCAAGATCCGCAACACCGTGCGCTGGGCGCTCGGGAACCTCGACGGCTTCGACCCGGCCACCCAGAGCGTGCCGGTGGAGGAGCTGGAGGACATCGACCGCTGGGCGGTGTCTCGGCTCGTGGAGTGGGAGGCGAAGGTGAAGCAGGCCTACGCCGACTACGAGTTCCACCTCGCCTACCACGCGACCGTGCAGCTCTGCGCGGTGGAGCTCTCGGCGCAGTACTTCGACATCATCAAGGACCGGCTCTACACGGCGAAGAAGGACGGGAAGGCGCGGCGGAGCGCCCAGACCGCGCTCCACCTCATCGCCGGCGACCTCCTGCGGCTGCTCGCCCCCATCCTCTCCTTCACCGCCGAGGAGGCGTGGGGCTTCCTCCCCGAGCCGCCGGCGGAGGACTCGGTGTTCTACGCCGGGTTCCCGGAGCGGACACGGCCGGCCGATGCGGCCGCGCTGGAGGCGCGCTACGGGCGGCTCTTCGCCGTGCGCGCGGTGGTGCAGAAGGCGCTCGAGGAGGCGCGGCGCGCGAAGCTCATCGGCTCCGGCCTGGAGGCGCAGGTCACGGTCCGCGCCGAGGGCGAGGAGCTGGCGCTGCTCGAGGCTTACCGGGCCGAGCTGCCGGTGCTCTTCATCGTCTCGAAGGTGCTGCTCGAGAAGGGCCCGCTCGCGGCCGAGGTGGCCAAGGCGCCCGGCGCGAAGTGCCCGCGCTGCTGGGGCGTCCACGAGGACATCGGCCAGGACGCGCGGCACCCCGAGCTGTGCGGCAAGTGCGCGGCGGCGCTCGCGTGA
- the lspA gene encoding signal peptidase II, whose product MSARGPDKWKLLAALAALGIALDQWTKYLAVERLTSAFARVGAHGLEARLAAFFRLRYLEPLATEPYYVFRPFWRMNYVENPAAAFSMFSFVPPDLRYRLFLLVSVAAIGFVFYYYRRLATSQRFLQVALAFVLAGTVGNLVDRLARRYVIDFVEWYWWNRPDLRWPTFNVADSLLVVGIAMLLVHPAPKAAPGSLDLGPGNKRTASRV is encoded by the coding sequence GTGAGCGCCCGCGGCCCGGACAAGTGGAAGCTCCTCGCCGCGCTGGCGGCGCTGGGGATCGCGCTCGACCAGTGGACGAAGTACCTGGCGGTGGAGCGGCTCACCAGCGCCTTCGCGCGGGTCGGCGCGCACGGGCTCGAGGCGCGGCTGGCGGCCTTCTTCCGGCTGCGCTACCTCGAGCCGCTCGCCACCGAGCCGTACTACGTGTTCAGGCCCTTCTGGCGCATGAACTACGTGGAGAACCCGGCCGCGGCGTTCAGCATGTTCTCGTTCGTGCCGCCCGACCTGCGCTACCGGCTGTTCCTGCTGGTGTCGGTGGCGGCGATCGGGTTCGTCTTCTACTACTACCGCCGCCTCGCGACCTCGCAGCGCTTCCTGCAGGTGGCGCTCGCCTTCGTGCTGGCGGGCACGGTGGGGAACCTCGTCGACCGGCTCGCCCGCCGGTACGTCATCGACTTCGTCGAGTGGTACTGGTGGAACCGGCCCGACCTGCGCTGGCCCACCTTCAACGTGGCCGACTCGCTGCTCGTGGTGGGGATCGCCATGCTGCTCGTGCACCCCGCCCCGAAGGCGGCGCCGGGCAGCCTCGACCTCGGGCCCGGGAACAAGCGGACCGCCTCGCGGGTCTAG
- the lgt gene encoding prolipoprotein diacylglyceryl transferase has translation MLPILFTLTVPAGLALPLAALAVAVTAALRAWALRRRLAAEGEALGWGAALWDDRGTIGLLLAALAAAGWLGLLDGPVALPLHTYGLMIAAGFVAGVALAQREAKRRGLDGERVGDLAFYVLLAALVGSRLYFIGVNWRDYVGESAFMSFHGLRLPRALALWEGGLVFYGGFIAAALAAWAYLRRHRMAFLPYADALIPSLALGHFFGRLGCFSAGCCWGSVSHAHLPWLVRFPPESLAYQTFAGRADGAALLAADRLTTLPVHPTQLYEAFGELGLFAWLALWVGPRRRFDGQVLAAWLMAYAVLRTVVEVFRGDVERGVVAGLGVGQWTSLVIFALGAGVWAIGRRLRTRAAAAGPALAA, from the coding sequence GTGCTCCCCATCCTCTTCACCCTGACCGTCCCGGCGGGGCTGGCGCTGCCGCTGGCCGCGCTCGCCGTGGCCGTCACCGCCGCGCTGCGGGCGTGGGCGCTCCGCCGCCGGCTCGCGGCCGAGGGCGAGGCGCTCGGCTGGGGTGCGGCGCTGTGGGACGACCGCGGCACGATCGGCCTGCTCCTCGCCGCGCTCGCCGCCGCCGGCTGGCTCGGGCTCCTCGACGGCCCGGTCGCCCTGCCGCTCCACACCTACGGGCTCATGATCGCCGCCGGCTTCGTGGCGGGCGTCGCGCTCGCGCAGCGCGAGGCGAAGCGGCGAGGGCTCGACGGCGAGCGGGTGGGCGACCTCGCCTTCTACGTGCTGCTCGCCGCGCTCGTCGGGAGCCGGCTCTACTTCATCGGCGTGAACTGGCGCGACTACGTGGGCGAGAGCGCCTTCATGTCCTTCCACGGCCTGCGCCTGCCGCGCGCGCTCGCGCTGTGGGAGGGCGGGCTCGTCTTCTACGGCGGCTTCATCGCCGCCGCGCTCGCCGCCTGGGCGTACCTGCGGCGCCACCGGATGGCGTTCTTGCCGTACGCCGACGCGCTCATCCCGTCGCTCGCGCTCGGCCACTTCTTCGGGCGGCTGGGGTGCTTCTCCGCCGGCTGCTGCTGGGGGAGCGTGTCGCACGCGCACCTGCCCTGGCTGGTGCGCTTCCCCCCCGAGTCGCTCGCCTACCAGACCTTCGCCGGCCGCGCGGACGGCGCCGCGCTGCTGGCGGCCGACCGGCTGACCACGCTGCCGGTGCACCCCACCCAGCTCTACGAGGCCTTCGGCGAGCTCGGGCTCTTCGCCTGGCTCGCGCTGTGGGTCGGGCCGCGGCGGCGCTTCGACGGCCAGGTGCTGGCCGCCTGGCTCATGGCCTACGCGGTGCTGCGGACGGTGGTGGAGGTGTTCCGCGGGGACGTCGAGCGCGGGGTGGTGGCCGGGCTCGGGGTCGGCCAGTGGACGTCGCTCGTGATCTTCGCCCTCGGCGCCGGCGTGTGGGCGATCGGGCGCCGCCTGCGCACCCGCGCGGCGGCGGCGGGCCCGGCGCTGGCGGCCTAG
- a CDS encoding MXAN_5187 C-terminal domain-containing protein, translating into MARPPQKPALGNKLSAQASQDPRAQEESARQDRHRTDDLAETCGRIEEDLEALKARYEMYFLGIERREPARERDEMKRRVARLQGEFIRNTGLRFRVQTLHARFLSYERMWMRSTREREEGTYQRDLKKLRRRGPAEPAAAQLAAPGAPAAPTPAVPGPAVKPAAPPPPPVPGASEAKLRALYAEYLAAKRQCGEDVSRFTYEALARTVAKQVPELIQKYKAKTVDFRVEVKGGRAVLKVLPRV; encoded by the coding sequence GTGGCGCGACCGCCCCAGAAGCCGGCGCTCGGCAACAAGCTCTCCGCTCAGGCGTCGCAGGATCCGCGCGCCCAGGAGGAGTCGGCGCGGCAGGACCGGCACCGGACCGACGACCTCGCCGAGACCTGCGGGCGGATCGAGGAGGACCTCGAGGCGCTGAAGGCGCGCTACGAGATGTACTTCCTCGGCATCGAGCGGCGCGAGCCCGCGCGCGAGCGCGACGAGATGAAGCGCCGCGTGGCACGCCTCCAGGGCGAGTTCATCCGCAACACCGGCCTGCGCTTCCGGGTGCAGACGCTGCACGCGCGCTTCCTGTCGTACGAGCGGATGTGGATGCGGAGCACGCGCGAGCGGGAGGAGGGCACCTACCAGCGCGACCTCAAGAAGCTGCGCCGCCGGGGGCCCGCCGAACCGGCCGCCGCCCAGCTCGCGGCGCCGGGTGCGCCAGCCGCGCCCACGCCCGCCGTGCCAGGACCCGCCGTCAAGCCGGCCGCGCCGCCTCCGCCGCCGGTCCCCGGGGCCTCCGAGGCGAAGCTGCGCGCCCTCTACGCGGAGTACCTCGCCGCGAAGCGGCAGTGCGGCGAGGACGTGTCGCGCTTTACCTACGAGGCGCTCGCCCGCACGGTCGCGAAGCAGGTGCCCGAGCTGATCCAGAAGTACAAGGCGAAGACGGTCGACTTCCGCGTCGAGGTGAAGGGCGGCCGCGCCGTGCTGAAGGTGCTGCCGCGGGTGTGA
- a CDS encoding ferritin-like domain-containing protein, translating to MKGPEFIALHKLFDDVAASVDEYVDLIAERAVQLGGTADGTARQVAERSELDEYSGSGNAAQHVPAVADALAAFGKMVRQAIAAASGAEDQDSADIFTEVSRPAFFSPRHRRLLIWI from the coding sequence GTGAAGGGCCCCGAGTTCATCGCGCTGCACAAGCTCTTCGACGACGTGGCGGCCAGCGTGGACGAATACGTGGACCTCATCGCCGAGCGCGCCGTCCAGCTCGGCGGGACCGCCGACGGGACGGCGCGCCAGGTCGCCGAGCGGAGCGAGCTCGACGAGTACTCCGGGTCCGGCAACGCCGCGCAGCACGTCCCCGCGGTCGCGGACGCCCTCGCCGCCTTCGGCAAGATGGTCCGCCAGGCGATCGCCGCCGCCTCCGGCGCGGAGGATCAGGACAGCGCCGACATCTTCACCGAGGTCTCCCGGCCAGCGTTCTTCAGCCCACGGCATCGTCGCCTCCTGATCTGGATATGA